The genomic stretch CTGCACTTGAAACATTGACTGGACTTCTCATGCTCATTGCAGCTGCCACCGTGACTGGGTTTGACATCGTCCCAGACGACACAGAGGACGTGATATTGAATGGAGTAGTGAGAGTCACGGGTGTCGTAGCAGCCGTGGAGGTTTGGCACAGGTTAGCAGCTTctaaaataagaagacaaaatGGCCTTTAGACTCCCcaaacaatgaacaaaatttaCAAACAGCTTCTGAAtcaactttttttaattaaaaaggacAAACCTTTAATGAACGAAATTATAGTTCTCTACCAAGCGGTCAACAAGAAGGGAGGCTCTTTCCGAGCACAGGACTGGGGGTGCCTGAATCTCTTTTCTGATGCTATACCTCCCACAAGGCCTTGGGCGACTTGTTTAGCCTGGCACTTTGGGCTTCAAATTTAGATTTACTTACCTACCTCACAGTGATGCTGGGAAGACCAGTTAATTTCTGTAAGGCACtcggggggtggggacagagataGCAAGCAGGGCTTAGTATTCTCACTACCATCATGCAGGCAGAGCCAACCATCGGCAGGCCAGGAGAAAGCTTGTTTACACAGAGCTGGGCCGATGGTCACACAAGAACAGATTATCAGAAAAATCTTCTGGTAAGGCACACTGTAACTAGCAGAGAGAGTTGTGTGTCCTCAATGCTATGTACTCTAAAGCCTCAGAGGTGAGGCTACATTCTGTTAAGGTTTTAAAAATCCGTAAGTAGGGACTGACAAACAAGCTATTTTCTTATCCGCTTACTTCAGTCTTAGAAAAACTGTTTAAACAATCCTGTTGTTTCTGGTTAGGTTTCTTAACTATgttaagaaagataaaatatctCTCAGTGGGTTTAcattctccttcccactcccatttctccttcactttctgctgctGACAAAATCACCCACTTTATGTCGTGTCATCTAACTGCACTGTTATACACGTCACCAACCATACCGAGGAGGACTAATTAAGCAAGAAGACCCTGCAGTGATTTGGGGGACCCTGGTCCCTGTTACCAAGCAAAGGCTGGGCACTGCTTAAAACTTCCCTCAGAAGTGACACCCCCACCGCACCCCTCAACAAAATTCAGCACCACCTGCTGGTGTGTCAGGAAACAGCAGTAAGAAGACAGATGAGTGGGCTACTTGTGTGTAACTCGGCTGTCAAAATGGAGAAATACATTTGAGACTAAAGATAAAGGTCTGCACACATCCCACACAAATGGCTCAAATCACCTCACGCCGACCCTGGAGTCGATAAGCAGCTCTCCCTTGATCAGTGTGATGAAACTCTGGCAAACTCCATACTCTATGTCAGGAATTCCCAAACCTGGCTGACGGTCAAAATCATTTATctagggagctttttaaaaaaaatggcttcccaggAAATTCAATAGTGAGATTTAGATGGAACTttggaaatgtgtatttttaaaaagttcctgaGATGGCGATCCAATTGTCACTCAGGGTTGGGAACTTATattaccttatttaaaaaaagagacctGCTGATTCAAGTTTAGGTTTTCAGGGCAGAAGTGTCCTCTCCTCCCAAATGTGACATTTTGCTAACATGAATACAGAAGTTTCTAACAGCAGTGGTCGTTTCCAGAGAGATTCATGCTACAAACGGGAATACAATAGCATTTTGTTTCATGGAGGTCAGAAGATGAGCTAAACAACTGAGTCTTATTGTACaagcaaaatgaaatacaacACCAAATAGAAGcatgcagaaagaaagagaaaactaacTCACTTCTGAGGTGATGGCAGCACTGCTAAGGGTATTCTTGTTTACACCAAAGGGGCTTTCGCTCTCACGTGTGCcatcaccaccccctcccccaccggcaCCTTTTCCTTTCAGTCTAACAGCATCCTTTTCTAGGACTTAAATAATTTTACTCTTACTCCTTCTCAAGTAAAACATCCTTCGTAACATGCTTCCACCCACCGTGCAACTGTCAGCATATATACATTCCCCCCCTTCTCCtaacaataaaacattttattaaataatgacATTTGGAAGACAGGAGCAAGCAGCCGCTGAGGAAGGGTAGAAGGCCTATCTGGCTGCAATGCCAGTAGATGTATGAAAAAGGAAGCTATTCCTTTTATCTTTATCCAAGTACAGGGTGTTTAGAAGGGATCTGTGGAAGGGAACAGCCGTACTACATGAAAGCAAAGGAGGGAAGAAACTACACAGCAAAGGAATTATAGAGGAGCCTACAGGCAGAGGATTccttatgaatataaaataaaacagtaagacATGGCAGAggtcaggaaggaaagaaggaatttaggaatctctcccgtggctgATGGTACACTGACAAAATGATTGACTTGAAATGCCCACACGATAGTCCAGAAGCCAAAGCTCTAAGTTTTACGTTAAAGAGCTGTGTGGAGAACAGATACTCCAACggatttttttaataagacaTATGAGAGAAAAGCAAACCATTCTCGGTTTCAGTAACAATTACAGTAAAGTCCCTAACCACGTAAGTACATACATGTTAAGCTAATGCCAGCTCCAGTGACAGACTGAATGAGATTAAGGGTAAGACCAAGAGAAGAGATATCAGCATCATAAAGCTAGAAACatgtaataaataatacaatgcaGAAAGAACATTAAAGAGCAGAAAGTAGCAAAgctgtaagaaaataaacttaTGTACCATAAGAATATTTCATCCACCGCCAAAAGTGGGAatgttttagaaaggaaaaagaggagccCATAATGCATGGAGGTTGACATAAAAATGGAACTCTGAACATACATAGCAAAGGACCAAACCTGGCTTCaaatttgtaaaaaaagaaaatcaaaagaacacGAAAAGAAGTActaaggatttttatttgttaaagtaaAAAGACTTATCTGGAAGCTTGGTAGCTTTGTTGCTAACATAGTGTTTCCAGGTTTCCATGAAGCCAGATTCCCCATAGCTGTGGCTGCCTCCCTCGGGACCCCGGGGGCACACCGAGCCCACTGCTCTAGCAGCACCGTGAGCACTGGCCACCTCATCTTACCTTTCTTTCTCGCCTTGACAGCTTCTTCCCACAGTCTCAGTGTCTCCACCTGCTTCCCTGGCCAGCTCGTCACGTGctgcggctgcggcggcggctgctgctgctgctgctgcttctggctGCTGGTCTCCTCGCTCATGCACGCTACTCCAAAGAGAAACCACAAACGCGACATTTACCTTGAAAAAGTGCtgccatttttttcaaaatctgaaaCTTAGATACTTTGGCTCCTCATGTTTCTCTGACCTTTATCACTTGTCTTGACAGTTTTTACTATAGAGCATCTTCTTTTGCTGCTTCTGTCTATACTGGTCAAAATagataaatcaataaaagaaaaatagagagagctggggaaaaccaatataaaagagaaaagaattctttGCTGTATTAAAAAGCAAGTGTGTTTGAGAATGGAACTTGGGCAATATCAGCATGGACTAATTAACGCTCATCAAAATATCTAATAAAGTTGGTCACTAAAAGTAAATCTTTGCAAAGTTAATAAAGTATGACATGCTAGATAATAAACCCAATGTActtacaaaaaagcaaaaaaggatgagattaaAACACATGAAACGttctttccaaaaacaaaaccaaacgtCGCTCTTTCTCACTCACTTCTGGTCACCTATTCTGAGCACTTGATGTTTCTGCTGCATGTAGTACATAGATAACGGAACACGGAACACAGACTTTCTCTGGTGGTTAGGGCAATCTCAAACACAAAGCCTGCGTGAACGTGAGTACTGAATTTTATCCGCGAGTCCCTGCAATAGTCTATCTTCAATTCTGAATTTAGGGTACGCAGAGTACTACACCTTCGAATGGATATGGTATCCCAACTCTACAGATTTGGgtttgaaaagcaaatttaatgATGCCGCTTTCATCTTCAAGGTTATTTTATTAAAGGCATGTTACTAACTCAAACAGGAGTTAGGAGATACCAATGCTTAAGAACCTTCCtaacattaaataaaaccaaCGAAAACTGCCTTGCAGCAGGTGCAACTTTCTAGCATGGCTTCTGCTGCCACAATCCTAAAACACTCGAGCTCTTTATTTAAACTCCACCGAAGAGGGACACGTTGAAAAACAGTTACAgggaaattctgcttttttatcTTGGGTGTTATTAGTAGACAAGCACAGGACTGAAAGCAAAATTAGTGGAGGGCTTGTCGATGCTGTTTGTATCCACACAGGTGAGGCCTATTTCCCACACCAGTATATACTCTCCACAGATGGGTGTTTACACACTTCAGTGACAGGAGAAAACATGTAAGATGAACATGAATGCAGTGCTGAGGGCACAGGGAAAATACCTTCAGTACATTATACAAACATCCAGATTTCATCAATCTGAAATGCAACAGAAATACAATCTGAAGTGTCACCTACTTTTACTGATGCCTTGTTTACATGTATTACAGTTGATACTTTGGCTCTGCCCGTGTGTCTTTAAGTGGCTGGTGATGTACGCTGCACTCAGAAGCTTCCCACAGATGTTACACGATACCTTGCCTTCGTGGCGCACCATGTGTGTCCGCAGTCTGTCTTTGGTGGCAAAGGCAGCAGTGCACGTCTGCATGAGggaggaaaactttttttaaatatagactaTCCTGTTCTACTCATTTTAAAGTACGTTATATTCTAGGCATTATCCTATCCATGTCCGCAAGCAGACGGAGTTAGCTGAATTTTAATTGCATGTGTTACCTAGAATCGTAATCATAACAGAACATTTGGTGACTTTTAGACCCTTacattttgggggaagaaaaaaatatcaacacAGAGTACTGAGAAGATGTGAGCTGTAGCATCAGTTAAACCTGGATTTAAATCCAGCTCCTTGATTCATGAAACAGTGTAACACTGAGCAAATTAACCTATCTgaatttgtttcttcatctgtaaaatgagggtaaaaaTACCTACCTCCCAAAATTATTGGTGGGATTAAGAGTCTGGCCCAAGGCCTCGCACATAGCAGGCACTCGCTCAAATGACACTAGCTTCCTTCCTCAGATTGGATTTTTCTTAGGATTCAAATCACTTACTTAATAAAGTCAGTCATTAACACATTTAactgaaaggagcagagaaagactTCCAGCCATAAACTAAAATTACTGATGTCTACAAAAGTCATTTGATTTAGCAAGATTCTTAACCTTTTCATTATTACAACTTAGGTCAAATAGAATCAACAGATTTTCAAACAACTAGAAAACGCTCCAATTTGGCAGACAAACATCCAATAAATGATAACATTTGGGAGaaaattcctattttcttctattaCAGTTAAAATCATCAAcgcagaaaataatttaaagcatttcattcatttattcatttcaaataCATAATGACTTTTGCAAGactacaaatttttttcttgtaacgATAAATACTGTTGCCTAAGGAAAGGGAAATGTAGCTTaacaaaaacaacacatttacatttttaaatgctcttgCCTCACAGAAATAGAAGCTGTCATTTATATTGTATAAAACAAGAATTCAAATGGACCACATTTACTCAAGTCAGTGATTCTAAGACTATTCAAGAACGGTGAGATTTGATTGGCTCAGACCTTCTGGATAATGTGCATTAAGTGCTACACTAAGGATAAGTCATTTTAACTCTTACTTGGCATTTGAAGGGTCTTTCTGTTGAATGGACATGTTTTACGTGACAGCTTAAGTGGTCAGGCCTGTGAAAGAGAGAGTTTCAACAGAAGATGTAATGGAACACACATTGAGAAATGCTACTCACGGTGATGTTTACATGCTTGGCAGCTTTGGGTGGAGAGCATTTTAAAGAAAGCTAGCGGAATTTccaactccccctccccccagtgcaaGCCTCCCTACCTCTCTTACCATTAACAAAAGTCTTAGTCCTTTACCTGTTAATTTTTCTCTCCTAGTCAACATCAAATGTTAGGCCTTGgttctttaaattataaaatacccaAAGTTTTAGTCCTAACACTTGCCAGAGACAGCTACTActatattaacttttatttaaaagcctttaaaaatgaaaattagtgaAATGTTAGTAaccacagaaaaatggaaaaacgtCCTCCTAAACGTTATACTAAGAGTATCCAAGGTCATCCCAACTTCCAGGAAATAAGTTGCATTGATTTGCACAGTGAACCTCATGTCTAGTCACCCGACTGAATTGGAAACTGGCGGTTTTGCAGTGGTAAGAATTATAGATGTGCCAAATGAAGGCCTGAATCCACCAAGGCACTTCTCCACTGAAATATTAAGCTAATCACTATGTCACCACTTGTCAACCACACCAAACTGGAATTAGACCTGGAAGTGTAATACTTTATCTATCATCAATCTCCTCTAATAACACAGGCCTGCCCACAGCTATTCTCACATAAACCTTCTAGGTCACAAGAGACAAAAGTGAAGTGCACTGAtacctaatgaaaaaaaaaaaaagcaaagcaaaatgcaGTACCTCGAGAAGCCTTTCCCACAAACACTGCAAGTATAGGGTTTGGTGATGCCTCCTTCATGAGACCTCACATGGTAAGTCATCCGGTCCTTCCTCTTGAAGCGCTGATTACAAACAGGACACTCGAAGGGCTTTTCGTCCGAATGGGAGAGCTTGTGCCGATTGAGGTGGTACACATCTCGGAAGGCCTTCCCACACATCTCACAAGCATGGTTCTTCTTGACGGGCTTACTGGGTTTCTTGACAGACTGGGTCACGGGCATAGCTGTGGTGCTGGCACTGCTGCTGGGGTTGGTGCCCGAGGAAGATGTAGTGACTGTTGATAAGATGCCAGCAATGGTCGAGACCAACGAAGTTCTGCTGCTGTCCCCAGCGATGGTGGAGATAAGGGGGACCACCGTGGTGGGGGTTTTCTTTGACCGGGACACCAACTTAATCCCTGTGTGGCAGGACTCGTGGCGCCTCAGGTGATAGCTGTCCCTGAAAGCTTTACTGCAGTAAGTGCACACAAAtgaagttttgggtttttcttttttaatcccaaTGGCATCCTTTAATGTTTCTGGCGCTGCTTGAGGTTTCTGAGTTATTGGTATTGGAAGCAATGGTTTCTGATCAGGGGGCTCCACAGCAGAGCTCAGGAGGGGCAGCAAGCTGTTCTGCGCTGCCTGCTGTTGGTGATGGGAGGCTTCGTGGGCCTAAAACCAAACATTTACACTTCAGAAACTCAGCCTCGCACAACGGCCTTCAAAATTCAACATGCTCCACACAACAGAGACCAGAAGAAACAATCCAAGAGCCCATAAGCTACTCCCTGCAGCAGAAATCCAGCAACCACCTAGTTACCCTCAGAGCTCCCAATACAAAGCATTAAAATCACTGTGCAGACACAAAACTTTTACGACTAAGCAGCTGACAGTGATCTTGCTTTCAAACAGCTGACTACACACCATCCTGGTTCATAAGGGACATACCAGCTGATGAAATCAGTTTGCATTAGTCTGTCAGTGCTGAAACCAGGTTTAAATAACTTGTCAAAAAAATTACGCTCCAGACTTCAGTATTTACCAGTACCTTACTGCAGTAATGCACACactacacactcacacacatataaGTATCATCCATTGGTCTATTTTACCTAGGAAAAGAAAGGCAGTCTTTCCCTTTCCATCAGAAAACTTAGTGACTGAGGAAGGAGGCTGTTGCTAAGTTAGCTCTCTGAAAACATGCACTATTTAAGTTTACTTTTCAAGTTTTCACTTAACTTTCCTACTAAAAGATCTGATTGAAATGAAACCTGCTATTAATCAGCCTAGAAGGCATCTGTGAAGGTAGCCTACAGCAAAACACCTGTCAGTTGTTTCTCGGTTCATTTGATCTTAAACTAGAAATCTGCACCCTTTAACACTAGTTGTTCAAACCCTAAACTCTCAAAGATAGACTAGCAAGAAAAAACAAgctataaataattaaaattcctttcattttcatcttcttcCAGCACTTTTATGTTTCATTAAAGTATTAGACATTTGCTGTTAAAATGTGCTTCTCCACTCCAGAACTGGACACCGTCTGGAAATTTTCTTTAGTTGCACTGAAACCAAAATTTCACCGGGGATCAGGTTCTTGGTATTTATGAACAGTTACTCTCTTGGTTTTGATTCTTTCAAAATTCTCCATACTGATAAACATTTAGGAAATGATGGAAAAAATTCCTGAAATAGTTCTTCCTGATACGTTGTACTTTACCAacgttattttttaaattttgacagtGAGCCCAAGCCCCTATGCTTGAGTTTTGTAATCctaaaaggatacatgcacccagaGGTAAGAGttccaaatattttaagcatACAACATCCTAGGAGGGGCCCATCCCATCATCTTAGACACTCCAGTCATTTATTTAGCCTTCTCACTCTATAATCACAAGTCCTACAGTTAACTTgattaagaagaagaaaacaaggagacagacacacacattcacacagagCTTCTTCTCCCTTAATGGGTAAGAATATCTACACATAGCTCCACATTTACTTGATGGCAGCACAACAGCTAAGCCTGGAACCAAGTCTCCCCCAAATCATTAAGAGGTGTGGTAGTCGAAGTTACCAGTTCCCATTTAATAATTTTGGTTGAATGCCCCTTTGAGTCCTGGAAGTACTCACAGAAATTGTGTGCTTACCTAGGAGTAGCTTTCTGGACTTAGGGATTATACTGAATTATAGTCCACTTTTAATTTAGTTAATGGAGCTCCTATAAATGTCAGTGTCTGCCCACAAGACATCAGTGGAAACTTAACAGAATTTGGATGCAAATCTTACCCCCTTTCCAACCTGGCTGTCGGATACCCGAGTTTCCATACAGTATACAAACAGTTAATAGCTGAAGATAGCTCAAGATATACAATTTCAAAGGCTAACGGATCAGATAATAGGGAATGCAAATCTTCTGGACAAAGTTCAGACTTATAGTGTTTAGAGGCATTTTTCAATTCTAAACAACCATTAGTTCGATGGAGTACTAAAAGCACTTACTGCCATTTTACCAATTCAGATGTCTGTGGCAACATAAAGTATTTTTACAGCATTGCTGAAGCTCACTCTCACACGAGGGTCACACCAGGTCCCTGCTTCTTGGGTGAAATGCTGTAGAATGCCTCGACCACTACAGGAATCACTCTCTGAGGATTCCTAGGATCCCCACACTTCTACATGAAGCCTTCTAAGAGGGGAACTGGGTTTCCCCAACTTGTTCtctgagggagagacagagtaaAATAACAACCATGGCCTGCCTTCAgttaagtgattaaaaaaaaaaaaaaaaaacttttgggtAGACTTTTATTTGACGAGTATCAAaccaaagcttttattttatctcCTATCTCTTTCAACTTTAAGGCTTTTTAACCCTGCCCAAGCTTTCCTTTTTCTGGGgttggcaaaaaaacaaaacagaaatgttaTTTCATCACCCAGGGTAGTAGGATATAGCACCATGAAATCTCCAGTGCCAGAGGGCAAAAAATTTTGTACTGAAACAAATTAGCATCAGTGAGTCATATCTTGAATGTCCTGTTAGGAGAATCATCCATCAAACATCTTAACAGTTATGGCTTTCACTTTCCACCAGGTTATCTGGAAAGCAAGCAGgtattaaattgttttaaaatataa from Ursus arctos isolate Adak ecotype North America unplaced genomic scaffold, UrsArc2.0 scaffold_24, whole genome shotgun sequence encodes the following:
- the VEZF1 gene encoding vascular endothelial zinc finger 1 isoform X6, with protein sequence MAAHEASHHQQQAAQNSLLPLLSSAVEPPDQKPLLPIPITQKPQAAPETLKDAIGIKKEKPKTSFVCTYCSKAFRDSYHLRRHESCHTGIKLVSRSKKTPTTVVPLISTIAGDSSRTSLVSTIAGILSTVTTSSSGTNPSSSASTTAMPVTQSVKKPSKPVKKNHACEMCGKAFRDVYHLNRHKLSHSDEKPFECPVCNQRFKRKDRMTYHVRSHEGGITKPYTCSVCGKGFSRPDHLSCHVKHVHSTERPFKCQTCTAAFATKDRLRTHMVRHEGKVSCNICGKLLSAAYITSHLKTHGQSQSINCNTCKQGISKIACMSEETSSQKQQQQQQPPPQPQHVTSWPGKQVETLRLWEEAVKARKKEAANLCQTSTAATTPVTLTTPFNITSSVSSGTMSNPVTVAAAMSMRSPVNVSSAVNITSPMNIGHPVTITSPLSMTSPLTLTTPVNLPTPVTAPVNIAHPVTITSPMNLPTPMTLAAPLNIAMRPVESMPFLPQALPTSPPW
- the VEZF1 gene encoding vascular endothelial zinc finger 1 isoform X4, translated to MEANWTAFLFQAHEASHHQQQAAQNSLLPLLSSAVEPPDQKPLLPIPITQKPQAAPETLKDAIGIKKEKPKTSFVCTYCSKAFRDSYHLRRHESCHTGIKLVSRSKKTPTTVVPLISTIAGDSSRTSLVSTIAGILSTVTTSSSGTNPSSSASTTAMPVTQSVKKPSKPVKKNHACEMCGKAFRDVYHLNRHKLSHSDEKPFECPVCNQRFKRKDRMTYHVRSHEGGITKPYTCSVCGKGFSRPDHLSCHVKHVHSTERPFKCQTCTAAFATKDRLRTHMVRHEGKVSCNICGKLLSAAYITSHLKTHGQSQSINCNTCKQGISKTCMSEETSSQKQQQQQQPPPQPQHVTSWPGKQVETLRLWEEAVKARKKEAANLCQTSTAATTPVTLTTPFNITSSVSSGTMSNPVTVAAAMSMRSPVNVSSAVNITSPMNIGHPVTITSPLSMTSPLTLTTPVNLPTPVTAPVNIAHPVTITSPMNLPTPMTLAAPLNIAMRPVESMPFLPQALPTSPPW
- the VEZF1 gene encoding vascular endothelial zinc finger 1 isoform X7, which gives rise to MAAHEASHHQQQAAQNSLLPLLSSAVEPPDQKPLLPIPITQKPQAAPETLKDAIGIKKEKPKTSFVCTYCSKAFRDSYHLRRHESCHTGIKLVSRSKKTPTTVVPLISTIAGDSSRTSLVSTIAGILSTVTTSSSGTNPSSSASTTAMPVTQSVKKPSKPVKKNHACEMCGKAFRDVYHLNRHKLSHSDEKPFECPVCNQRFKRKDRMTYHVRSHEGGITKPYTCSVCGKGFSRPDHLSCHVKHVHSTERPFKCQTCTAAFATKDRLRTHMVRHEGKVSCNICGKLLSAAYITSHLKTHGQSQSINCNTCKQGISKTCMSEETSSQKQQQQQQPPPQPQHVTSWPGKQVETLRLWEEAVKARKKEAANLCQTSTAATTPVTLTTPFNITSSVSSGTMSNPVTVAAAMSMRSPVNVSSAVNITSPMNIGHPVTITSPLSMTSPLTLTTPVNLPTPVTAPVNIAHPVTITSPMNLPTPMTLAAPLNIAMRPVESMPFLPQALPTSPPW
- the VEZF1 gene encoding vascular endothelial zinc finger 1 isoform X2: MEANWTAFLFQAHEASHHQQQAAQNSLLPLLSSAVEPPDQKPLLPIPITQKPQAAPETLKDAIGIKKEKPKTSFVCTYCSKAFRDSYHLRRHESCHTGIKLVSRSKKTPTTVVPLISTIAGDSSRTSLVSTIAGILSTVTTSSSGTNPSSSASTTAMPVTQSVKKPSKPVKKNHACEMCGKAFRDVYHLNRHKLSHSDEKPFECPVCNQRFKRKDRMTYHVRSHEGGITKPYTCSVCGKGFSRPDHLSCHVKHVHSTERPFKCQFSSLMQTCTAAFATKDRLRTHMVRHEGKVSCNICGKLLSAAYITSHLKTHGQSQSINCNTCKQGISKTCMSEETSSQKQQQQQQPPPQPQHVTSWPGKQVETLRLWEEAVKARKKEAANLCQTSTAATTPVTLTTPFNITSSVSSGTMSNPVTVAAAMSMRSPVNVSSAVNITSPMNIGHPVTITSPLSMTSPLTLTTPVNLPTPVTAPVNIAHPVTITSPMNLPTPMTLAAPLNIAMRPVESMPFLPQALPTSPPW
- the VEZF1 gene encoding vascular endothelial zinc finger 1 isoform X5, which codes for MAAHEASHHQQQAAQNSLLPLLSSAVEPPDQKPLLPIPITQKPQAAPETLKDAIGIKKEKPKTSFVCTYCSKAFRDSYHLRRHESCHTGIKLVSRSKKTPTTVVPLISTIAGDSSRTSLVSTIAGILSTVTTSSSGTNPSSSASTTAMPVTQSVKKPSKPVKKNHACEMCGKAFRDVYHLNRHKLSHSDEKPFECPVCNQRFKRKDRMTYHVRSHEGGITKPYTCSVCGKGFSRPDHLSCHVKHVHSTERPFKCQFSSLMQTCTAAFATKDRLRTHMVRHEGKVSCNICGKLLSAAYITSHLKTHGQSQSINCNTCKQGISKIACMSEETSSQKQQQQQQPPPQPQHVTSWPGKQVETLRLWEEAVKARKKEAANLCQTSTAATTPVTLTTPFNITSSVSSGTMSNPVTVAAAMSMRSPVNVSSAVNITSPMNIGHPVTITSPLSMTSPLTLTTPVNLPTPVTAPVNIAHPVTITSPMNLPTPMTLAAPLNIAMRPVESMPFLPQALPTSPPW
- the VEZF1 gene encoding vascular endothelial zinc finger 1 isoform X1, with amino-acid sequence MEANWTAFLFQAHEASHHQQQAAQNSLLPLLSSAVEPPDQKPLLPIPITQKPQAAPETLKDAIGIKKEKPKTSFVCTYCSKAFRDSYHLRRHESCHTGIKLVSRSKKTPTTVVPLISTIAGDSSRTSLVSTIAGILSTVTTSSSGTNPSSSASTTAMPVTQSVKKPSKPVKKNHACEMCGKAFRDVYHLNRHKLSHSDEKPFECPVCNQRFKRKDRMTYHVRSHEGGITKPYTCSVCGKGFSRPDHLSCHVKHVHSTERPFKCQFSSLMQTCTAAFATKDRLRTHMVRHEGKVSCNICGKLLSAAYITSHLKTHGQSQSINCNTCKQGISKIACMSEETSSQKQQQQQQPPPQPQHVTSWPGKQVETLRLWEEAVKARKKEAANLCQTSTAATTPVTLTTPFNITSSVSSGTMSNPVTVAAAMSMRSPVNVSSAVNITSPMNIGHPVTITSPLSMTSPLTLTTPVNLPTPVTAPVNIAHPVTITSPMNLPTPMTLAAPLNIAMRPVESMPFLPQALPTSPPW
- the VEZF1 gene encoding vascular endothelial zinc finger 1 isoform X3, translated to MEANWTAFLFQAHEASHHQQQAAQNSLLPLLSSAVEPPDQKPLLPIPITQKPQAAPETLKDAIGIKKEKPKTSFVCTYCSKAFRDSYHLRRHESCHTGIKLVSRSKKTPTTVVPLISTIAGDSSRTSLVSTIAGILSTVTTSSSGTNPSSSASTTAMPVTQSVKKPSKPVKKNHACEMCGKAFRDVYHLNRHKLSHSDEKPFECPVCNQRFKRKDRMTYHVRSHEGGITKPYTCSVCGKGFSRPDHLSCHVKHVHSTERPFKCQTCTAAFATKDRLRTHMVRHEGKVSCNICGKLLSAAYITSHLKTHGQSQSINCNTCKQGISKIACMSEETSSQKQQQQQQPPPQPQHVTSWPGKQVETLRLWEEAVKARKKEAANLCQTSTAATTPVTLTTPFNITSSVSSGTMSNPVTVAAAMSMRSPVNVSSAVNITSPMNIGHPVTITSPLSMTSPLTLTTPVNLPTPVTAPVNIAHPVTITSPMNLPTPMTLAAPLNIAMRPVESMPFLPQALPTSPPW